In the genome of Holosporales bacterium, the window TGTTTATATAAGCCTGGGGGCAAATGTTGGCAATCGATTGGATAATCTGAGGATTGCCGTCACCAAAATTGGCGAGAGATGTCTTTCAAATATCAAGGGATCTATTATCCTAGAAACCCCGGCTATATTACTGCCAGGCTCACCAAAGTCTTGGGACAAGCCGTTTTTGAATATGGTCATAAGGGGCGAAACCCAACTTACTCCACACCAGCTTATGGATCAGCTAAAGCAAATAGAGGTAGAGCTTGGAAAACCAGTCCAGCATGAGAAATGGAGCCCTAGAACAATCGATTTAGATATACTTTTATATGGAGATGAGGCTGTTGAAATCCCAGACTTAACAATACCGCATAAAGAATTATTAAATCGGCCATTTTTCCTGCATTTGATAGGTTTAATTGACCCTAAAGCGACGTATCCTGATCACACAACAACCGCCGACTTGGCTATAGACCTGTCGTCTTTATTTACCAACAGCTTTGTCCTGTTTCCCAAGCTGGTTGGGGTAGTCAATATTACACCAGACTCATTTTCCGATGGTGGTCAGCATTTTAAGACAGAGGAAGCGATAGAGCACGCAATTCGCTTAGTCAAGCAAGGTGCCGCGGTCATAGAGCTTGGACCACAATCGCTTAGAGTTGGCGCTGAGCTGCTAGACGTACATCAGGAATGGGCAAGGCTAGAGCCAGTTCTTGCTGGGATTGAGGATTTTCAGAAGCATGAGAAATATAAGATCTGCATCAGTATAGAAACGCTGTCCCCTGAGATTGTGCAAAAAATTATAAACAGGGGCCCAGTATATTGGATAAACGACGTTGTCAATAAATGGGATGACCATACGCTTAAAGCCATAGCAGAAAGCGGAGGCAAAATCGTCTCTATGCACTCGCTGGACGTTCCGCCTAAAAAAGAACACACGATTAAAGGCGATGCAGTTGAGCATGTTAACGCCTGGGCCAAGGAGACTTATACAAGACTATGCAGTAATGGGTTTACTAAAGACCAAATTGTATTTGATCCGGGGCTTGGTTTTGGGAAAAATTGCTATCAAAATCTGGCGCTTTTAAGAAATGTTGAGGCGCTTAAGCAAATAGGCTGCGAGGTAATGATGGGGCATTCGCGTAAATCGTACTTCAGCGCCGTAACAAGGCTTCCGCCCGCTGAGCGCGATCTTGAAACAATGGCAGTCAGTTCAGTACTTGCCGAAAGCGGCGCCGATTACTTACGCGTGCATAACGTTGCCGATCATCAAAGATTTTTTGCCGCTCGCGCTTTGGCGATACCATAAGTTTTTTGCTAGTCGCTACGCGCCAGATGCCTTGAGCCTTTCTTTTACTTGCTGTTTTTCTTTTTCAAATGACTGAGACTGCTGAGTAGAGATATTCTGAAGCTTAAGGTATCCCCTATGGTCCAATAAGGTATTCCCGCCTTTCGTACACCCACATAAAACGCATACGACGGCCAACCATATTGACGGCTTAAAGCTGGCCAAAGCCTTAAGCTTCACCTTCCACATCCATAAGGCAAACCTCAACGGCTTTTTCGGGTGGGGTTCCAGTCTCAATCACCATGTTAAAAGCCGGCACAAACTTATTGCATTCAATCAGCACTGTATCGATCATTTTTTCAAGCACTTCCGCGTAGGCGTACTCTTCCTGAATGACATTAGAAACGCAAAATATCACCATGCGTTGAGACAATATTAAATCAAAATGCCCAAACCACAGCTTTTCGTTCATGGTGGCAACCAACTCTGTTATTTCTTTTAGTTTGCTGTCCTCGAACTTTGTGGACATATCGCAATAGCAGTGCAGGATGCGCCTGTCTCGATTCCATGAAAAACCCAAAGCATATTTGCCACAGTGTCCTGACATAGTGGCGCATATTCGGCCGTCAAAACGCTTATGCTTGCAATCCCATTGTGTAAACATGGTTTCAAGCATCTCAATCGGCGTATAGGTGCTGTAAGTCATAATCTTTGCTCGCGCACATGGCTAGCGACATGCTAAACTGACCGCCAATTAATGTAAAGCCAATCTGAAGCCTTTGCAGTATAAAAACCACCCTCAGTGCATATTCGACCTAACTTTACTGGCGCTTACGGCTTTTCTTGAAAAAAATGGAGTGGAAAAATTCCGAGCCAACCAGGTCTGGAATTGGCTGTATGTCCAAGGCCAATTTGACTTTAGTCAAATGATAAATTTGCCCGGCTCTTTAAGGGCTTTTTTGCAAGATCAATTATCTTGTGAACTGGCAAAACCGGCCAAAGAGCTTGCGTCTGCTGATGGAACGAAAAAATGGCTGTTTGAAGCGCCAGACGGCAAAAGCTTTGAGGCTGTTTTTATTCCAGATAAGACCCGGGGAACACTTTGCATTTCAAGCCAGATTGGCTGTTTTATCGGCTGCAAATTCTGTTACACCGGCACCCAAGGCTTTGAGCGAAACCTCACTTCTGGCGAAATCGTTGCACAGGTACTGTTCGCCAAAAAAATCCTTGGCGAGTGGCCAACAAGTCCCCATAACAAGAAAATTACTAACTTAGTGTTCATGGGCATGGGCGAGCCGTTATTTAACTATGACAACGTATGCACGGCCATAAGCATACTTATAAGCCAGGAAGGCTTAGCCTTTTCAAGACACAGTATAACCGTATCCACATCCGGCATAACGGATAAAATACTGCCATTGGCGCAGGATACTGGCGTTAATCTGGCTATATCACTACACAGCGTAGACGAAGACAAAAGGTCGCGCCTGATGCCAATTAATCAAACTTTTAAATTGAGCGAACTTCTTGCTGTTGTAAAACAGTATCCAGAAGCCAGCAGGACTGAGCGAGTAACTTTTGAGTATATTATGCTTAAGGATTTTAATGACTCTAAGGCTGACGCGCTTTTACTGGCACGCACGATAAGCGGCATCCGTGCAAAAGTAAACCTTATTCCTTTTAACCCTTGGAAAGGAAGCGATTTAGAGCCTTCCGACCCGGAGGTTATTCAAAATTTTGCAAAAATCCTTCGCAAAGCTGGTTACACATGTACAATTCGTAACAGCCGTGGACAGGATATAATGGCCGCTTGTGGTCAGCTTAAAACTTCAAAGCCCTTACCAAATATTAGCTAAGGGCTCTGAAATTAGTAACGCAAATTAGTTTTTAAAACTGTTATTCACTGTGGGCGATTGCTGCAAAAACCTGACCATCCTTTGATTCCTTTACTGTTTCCCAGCTCCGAAATCCATCTTGGCTAGTAATTATGCTATTTTCCCCCGTAATAGCGAATTGTGTTCCGCCATCCTGAATGACTCTACGAAATAAGCCAGGAGATTTTGGGGCACGATCCCAACCGCCACCTGTTGTACTAGTGTACATATTAGATTCTGTGGTGACAATAAGCCTGTCTGCGGCATAGGTAATAAAAAGGGATTCATTAACGTTTGGCTCCTTGTGCCATGGACAACTATTAGCGATACATCGAAAGCTCTTTAAGTCTAAACTACCATATGTACGATCACTACTTACAGCTATACATTGATTTCCACTATATGTGACAACTCCCAAAAAAGGGCGATCACTATCAATTTCCGTTAAATGCAAGCTTTTTCCATTGTCTGAGCTGCTAAGCAACACGCCAATTGATTGCGGATAATAGGGATAGGTATTACTGCGCTTTTGACAAGCCCCAAAAATAACGAACTCATTTTGCCAACAAACAATGCTATTTAATTTGTAATTTGAATATATCCCATCAGGTAACTTTAATAATTGCCAATTAATTCCTCCATCTAAGCTAACTAACAGCGTTCCTTTATCTCCTGTCACAATAAATTGATTGTTATAAAAAATAACACGGAATAAATCTTGCTCAGTACCAGAATTTTGTTTCGTAAAACCAAGTCCATTTGGGCTGATCCATATACGCCCACCATCTCCTACAGCGACAAACCATCCCGCCCCATGAGCAACGTCTTTTACCTTTCCATCGAAACGCAATTGTCGTTCAAAATGAACCCCTTGATCAAAGCTAACTAGCCCAAATCCCTCATCAAACAAAGATCCTACCACGACCATTCGGTTTGTGCCGCCATATGCGATACCCCGATCGATAAGACTTGGTATGTTATTTAGGCCATTGTATCGAGGATCGATTCCCTCTGCTCCTCTTCCTAAATCTAGGCTTGCTATCCTAGCCAGGATGGCAAGAACATTAGGCTCACAACGCAGCATCCTACCCATTGTGTTTAATTTTTGCGTAAAATCCTCGGACCCCATTGCCGAAAGTAAGGCCGGAATAGTAGAATGTTTGCTTGGATCTAAGCCAATACGAGCAGCAACCTGCCCTAGATAAGGTCTGGGAGCCGATGCCTCCGAACCAGCTTCGTCGTCGCTGCCAGAACCTACCAAAGCCGCTTGCCCATCAACATGAGCTTCAGGGGCTGGGGGAGCCGTTGGATCAATTTCATCATCATTAGTGCTATCGTCATGATGATGATAAGGTTTTTGTGCAGCTGCATAAACTACTTTTTGAAGTCTTTCGGCATCTGTTGATCCATGATCCACTATCCCTAACTTAGCTTCTGCCATTCTTAAAACTTTAGCATTGGATTCAGCGCATGCTCGAAGAGCTAGCATTTCTTTTCTCACCGACGCTAACTTATCCTCCATTGCAGATTCCTCAACAGAGAAAATTAAGCTGGTAGATGGGCGAGAAGCAATGGCGGTATGTAGATTAAAAATAACAAACCCGACCGACATGCAATAATTAAACTTTTTCAATTATTTCCTTTCTAAATTGGCTATCTTCCATACTATAATAGCAATTCATATTTGTCAAGATGTTTTTTTATCTAAACGATCAATCAAGCACGACCTTCGGCAAGTGCAATGTAAATTACAATAAGGAAAATTAAAAAAAATAATAAAGCCACCCGCGTAAGTGGATGGCCGGCTTTGTAAAGATTAACTAGCGTACTCCTGGGCATAAAGCGCGCAATATTTAATCGTCATCAGGCGTAGCGTCTAATAAATGTGGCACCGTTGTACGATCTGTAGCTGTAAGCACATCAAGATTAATGTTTAATGCACACGGCGACGTTTCAAGTATATTGGGGTCAACATCTGATAAACGTATCGCTATATCGTTTACAACAGAATTACTTGAAGGAGCGTAACTAACAGGCTCTCTCCATGAAAAGTAAGTGACTCCATAGAGAGCATCAATGGTATTTGATTGCTGCAAGTTCCACGGCCCCTCATCAATAAGAGGGCTAGTTAATACTGTACCTCCCTCTCCTACTGCGACGAACAAACCGCCTAGAGCGTATATTAATGCATAAAGATTATTTGTCGTGCCTGAATTTTGCCGAACACATTCATTATAATTACTCCGCCACGCTAATATAGTGCCATCCTCACCCACCGCTATCGCGATGGCTTGTATTTTATCATATGCAATTGCAAAGAGGCTTTTTTCAGTTCCCGAACGTTGTGGAATCACATGACCACCATCATGTGTAATTAATAACATTACACCATGTTCTCCCACTGCGATGAATTGATTTCCATCATCAGTGGATGCAAAGATATTATCCCTAGTATTTGTCTCTAGCGCGCCAAAATTAACATGGTCTTGACTAATAAGTGCTGTACCCTGATCTCCTACGATGAGTGTATATCCATTTGCGCTAGTAATACTATTAAGATTACGCTGAACGCCCGATGTTTGTAACGTCCAAGACACTGCATCCTCACTGGTTATAACTGCGCCAAAATCCCCCACCGCAATGTACCGCCCATCTATACATCTAACACAACGCAAATTTGTCCTAACAGGAGGATCTTGCCGCACCCAAATGACTCCTCCATCCATACTGACCCACACTGAACCTTCCTCACCTACAGCCACAATCTCACTACCGTTTGCGGCAACACAACTCAGGCCGCAGTAATCATCAGTAGAAAACGGTTCCAAAACAGCAGCATTTATACTGCGTAGTATTACATTTTTTTTTCGGGGATAAGGGCTGCTGCCATCTCTTCTAAGAGAACCATGTCCTACTATAACGAATCCACTATTAGCACAATCGATAAGCTCTATAAGTGAAGAGTCTCCGTGATGGCCAGGATAAAGATTTTCTACGGCCGGCCCCAAATTCAAATCTAAAAAAAATGCCATTATATCCGAAAGAGAAGCGTCGTGGGATAAACCACACTGCACGGCCGCCTCACCCATATTTGAATTATCGGTCAATACGCGGAAAATGTCTAATATTGATCCACCAGGCTCAATTCCAAAGTTTATTGCAGCCTGCCGAATATCAAGTTCGGCAACTGTAGTAACAACCGACGCCACTCTTTGAGAAGGCAATTTGTCATCACCAGACAGCTCTACATTAGCTTCTGCTTCTCCTAGAGCTGAGCTATCTTTAAGCTCATCAGATGATTTAGTAATACCCTGTTTGTACGTGCTGAAGCGTGCTTGAAGACGCTGATGTCTCTCTAATTCTTCATCTAATTCGTCTATAATTCCGCGGGAAGAGACGGGCGGCTTATCATCACTGGATGGTTGTTCCTTTTTTTCGGCAAGAGCGCCAGCGAGGCGCCGAACCTCGTCAATATCTGATCTCGCACCCCTCAAATCCGCTCGAATCTCTAAATAATCGGAATAGAGAGAAGCGGGGTTCTCTGAGTCTGGAAGACTAGCATGAGCGGTATTTAAATTGCTTATAACAAACCCTAACAATAAACAGTAAAAAGCGCTTTTTATAAAACTATGTATTTTTATTCCTTAAAAAGATATTTAATATATACAACACTAAACTCACAATTGTCAATATATTTTTTTTATTAATATAAGCAAACCGCTCTTTGAGCGCTTGTTGCGAGCCTTTCCCACTATGTCTATCTGAAAATTATACAAGTGGGTTTACCTGAAGTTTTACTTATTGATCGCCAGAGTCTGGAAGATGTATGGTGAGCGAGAGGTCGCAGTATGAGCAAATCAGCAATCGCCTTGATTTTTGCGTGTAAGTTTTTGGCGTGTGTAGTTTTTCTTTGGGCTTTGGGATTTTTTGTTTTTCTGCTTAATGTGCCAACCAAACAGCCAGATCTTCAGGCACTGATGGCCAAGCTATCAGGGCCAATCGATGCAATCGTGGTCCTTACCGGAGGTAGGTCCCGAACTAAATGCGCTATAGACCTTTTGGAAAAACAGTATGCGTCGAACCTTTTTGTTTCTGGGGTTAACAAGTGCGTGTCACTGCAGGATTTTTCAGTATATATGCATGACAGGGATTTTTCTTACTGTAAGACCTCGCTTGGATACAAAGCGCAGGATACCGTCGGCAACGCCCATGAAATTAAACAGTTTCTACAAGAGCGTGGATTTAAATCTTTGATATTGGTGACGTCTGACTATCACATGTTAAGAAGCTTGATTTTATTACGCCGTGCGGAGATAAATGCTGAAGTCATTCCATATCCA includes:
- the folP gene encoding dihydropteroate synthase, whose amino-acid sequence is MKCSVVYISLGANVGNRLDNLRIAVTKIGERCLSNIKGSIILETPAILLPGSPKSWDKPFLNMVIRGETQLTPHQLMDQLKQIEVELGKPVQHEKWSPRTIDLDILLYGDEAVEIPDLTIPHKELLNRPFFLHLIGLIDPKATYPDHTTTADLAIDLSSLFTNSFVLFPKLVGVVNITPDSFSDGGQHFKTEEAIEHAIRLVKQGAAVIELGPQSLRVGAELLDVHQEWARLEPVLAGIEDFQKHEKYKICISIETLSPEIVQKIINRGPVYWINDVVNKWDDHTLKAIAESGGKIVSMHSLDVPPKKEHTIKGDAVEHVNAWAKETYTRLCSNGFTKDQIVFDPGLGFGKNCYQNLALLRNVEALKQIGCEVMMGHSRKSYFSAVTRLPPAERDLETMAVSSVLAESGADYLRVHNVADHQRFFAARALAIP
- a CDS encoding YbjN domain-containing protein; translated protein: MTYSTYTPIEMLETMFTQWDCKHKRFDGRICATMSGHCGKYALGFSWNRDRRILHCYCDMSTKFEDSKLKEITELVATMNEKLWFGHFDLILSQRMVIFCVSNVIQEEYAYAEVLEKMIDTVLIECNKFVPAFNMVIETGTPPEKAVEVCLMDVEGEA
- the rlmN gene encoding 23S rRNA (adenine(2503)-C(2))-methyltransferase RlmN yields the protein MQYKNHPQCIFDLTLLALTAFLEKNGVEKFRANQVWNWLYVQGQFDFSQMINLPGSLRAFLQDQLSCELAKPAKELASADGTKKWLFEAPDGKSFEAVFIPDKTRGTLCISSQIGCFIGCKFCYTGTQGFERNLTSGEIVAQVLFAKKILGEWPTSPHNKKITNLVFMGMGEPLFNYDNVCTAISILISQEGLAFSRHSITVSTSGITDKILPLAQDTGVNLAISLHSVDEDKRSRLMPINQTFKLSELLAVVKQYPEASRTERVTFEYIMLKDFNDSKADALLLARTISGIRAKVNLIPFNPWKGSDLEPSDPEVIQNFAKILRKAGYTCTIRNSRGQDIMAACGQLKTSKPLPNIS
- a CDS encoding YdcF family protein encodes the protein MSKSAIALIFACKFLACVVFLWALGFFVFLLNVPTKQPDLQALMAKLSGPIDAIVVLTGGRSRTKCAIDLLEKQYASNLFVSGVNKCVSLQDFSVYMHDRDFSYCKTSLGYKAQDTVGNAHEIKQFLQERGFKSLILVTSDYHMLRSLILLRRAEINAEVIPYPVFSRKRGGRWLALALREYNAIVCLIPSILLK